Below is a window of Mycolicibacterium chitae DNA.
TGACCGCCCACAGCCCGACGCCCAGCAGGTAGCCCAGGATCATCACGGTGATGTCGATCAGCGAACTGATCGCGCGCACCGGCAACTGGGCGATCTGCACGTCGAGGACCACCGCGTCGCCGGTCACCACCGCATCTGTAGGCGTGCCGGTCATGGCAGCGACGCTACTAGACTTCGCCGGGTGGACGTCGACGCATTCGTGGTGGCTCACCGCCCCACCTGGGATCGGCTCGAGGACCTGATCAAGCGTCGCAACAAGCTCTCCGGCGCCGAGGTCGACGAGTTGGTCGACCTGTACCAGCGGGTCTCGACGCACCTGTCGATGGTGCGGTCGTCGTCCTCGGATTCGGCGCTGATCGGGCGGCTCTCGACGCTGGTGGCACGCGCCCGCTCGGCGGTGACCGGCGCGCACGCCCCGCTGTGGAGCGAGTTCCGCAAGTTCTGGACGGTGTCGTTCCCGGTGGTGGCCTACCGCTGCTGGCGCTGGTGGCTGGGCTCGGCGATCGGGTTCACGATCGTCGCGGTCGCCATCGGGATTTGGGTGGCCAGCAACCCCGAGGTGCAGGCCACCATCGGAACCCCCAGCGACATCGAGCAATTGGTCAACCACGACTTCGAGTCCTATTACAGCGAGAACCCGGCGGGGTCGTTCGCGCTGCGGGTGTGGATCAACAACTCGTGGGTCGCCGCGCAGTGCATCGCCTTCGCGGTGCTGCTCGGCCTGCCGATCCCGTACATCCTGTTCCAGAACGCCGCCAACGTCGGCGTGGCCGGCGGGCTGATGTTCGACGCCGGCAAGGGCGGCCTGTTCCTCGGCCTGCTGACCCCGCACGGCCTGCTCGAGCTGACGGCGGTGTTCCTGGCCGCGGCCGCCGGCATGCGGCTGGGCTGGTCGGTGATCGTGGCCGGCGACCGCCCGCGCGCCCAGGTGCTCGCCGAACAGGGCCGCGCCGTCGTGGCGGTGGCCATCGGCCTGGTCGCGGTGCTGCTGCTGTCCGGGCTGATCGAGGCGCTGGTGACGCCGTCGCCGTTCCCGACGTGGGTGCGCATCGCCATCGGGGTGCTCGCCGAGGTCGCGTTCCTGGCCTACGTGGTGTACTTCGGCCGACGGGCGGTGGCGGCGGGGGAGTCCGGCGACGTCGCGGA
It encodes the following:
- a CDS encoding stage II sporulation protein M; this translates as MDVDAFVVAHRPTWDRLEDLIKRRNKLSGAEVDELVDLYQRVSTHLSMVRSSSSDSALIGRLSTLVARARSAVTGAHAPLWSEFRKFWTVSFPVVAYRCWRWWLGSAIGFTIVAVAIGIWVASNPEVQATIGTPSDIEQLVNHDFESYYSENPAGSFALRVWINNSWVAAQCIAFAVLLGLPIPYILFQNAANVGVAGGLMFDAGKGGLFLGLLTPHGLLELTAVFLAAAAGMRLGWSVIVAGDRPRAQVLAEQGRAVVAVAIGLVAVLLLSGLIEALVTPSPFPTWVRIAIGVLAEVAFLAYVVYFGRRAVAAGESGDVADAPDFVPTR